The Mangrovibacterium diazotrophicum DNA window CAAGTAACCAGCAACTAGCGACCAAAAACAGAATTATTAATGATTGCAAATCAAACCAAGGAAGTCATAAACTTGTTTGTATATTTGCTAAAAATTATTCGATCATGGCGCATTCTTTCTTATTTATCAGTGGTGGCGAAATTGTAATGGTAATGCTGATCGCCCTGTTGTTTTTTGGGTCGAAAGCAATTCCCGATATTGCCAAAACACTCGGGAAAGGTTTGCGCGAATTCAAAAAAGCTACCAACGAGATTCAGAGAGAGCTTGAAGCCAACACTAGTGATTTCAAGCGTGAGGTGAATGACATTCAGTCTACCGTAAAAAGAGAATCGAACCGAATTTCTGATGACATCCGGAATGTTTCTTCGCGAATGGAGGAAGAAGGGAATAAGATTAGCAAAGGCGTAGAAGAAGAAATCAAAAAGAATTAAATCTGCTTTCATGTTCGAACTCGTATTGTATGCGGCAGCCATGCTGCTTTGCTTTGTATTATTGGCTCGTATCGTCGATAAATTTTTTGTGGTTTCACTCGACCGTATTTCCCACGACTGGAAATTGTCGTCGGATGCAGCAGGTGCAACATTAATGGCCGTTGGATCCAGTGCCCCGGAACTATTTGTAGCTTTATTCGCTGTTTTGAAACCCGGCGATCACGACGCTATTGGCATTGGAAGTATTGTGGGAAGTGCCCTTTTCAACTTATTGGCCATTGGTGGTATTGTTGCGTTGGTCCGCAAATCTACCCTCACCTGGCAGCCCATGGTTCGCGATATCCTTTTTTATTTCGTAGCCGTAGTATTGCTGCTATGGGGAATTATCGACGGTAATTTCAGCATTGTCGACTCACTCCTTTTCCTCGGCTTATATGCCGTTTATGTATTTGCTGTAGTTCGCTGGAGACGTTGGTTCTCCTATAAAGACAATGGCAAGGATGTTGAGCAAGAAGCAGAAGTTGACGAAAAACCGAACTTCATCGATCGCATTTTGGGCATTTTCTTTCCAAAGCCGGAACATTATTATTGGGTCTTTTTCATTTCAATCCTCCTCATCGCAGGCATGAGCTGGGTATTGGTTGAATCAGCCATTCATGTGTCGCATGTACTGAACATACCGGAATCGATTATCGCATTGACGGTATTGGCAGCAGGCACTTCAATCCCCGATTTAATCTCATCGATGGTTGTGGCGAAACAAGGCCGTGGCGATATGGCCATCAGCAATGCGATTGGCTCAAACATCTTCGATATTTTAGTCGGCCTGGGTTTTCCGTTCCTTTTAGTCATGCTCATCAGCGGCACGACTATAGAAACCGGCGGACACAATCTAGAGAGTTCATCAATTGCCCTTTTTGCATCGCTCATAGCTTTTACGCTTTTACTGGTAGCCAAACGCTGGAAGATTAACTGGTTCACCGGGATTGTCCTACTGTTGCTTTACATTGTTTATTTAACACGCGAAATCATTCTACTTTAGCTATCTTTAGAGGCAACCAAAAATTGACGCAGCATTGATTACCGCAAAAAATATTACGAAAACATTTGGCGACCTGAAAGTTCTGAAAGGAATTGATCTGGAAATCCCCGCAGGCAAACTTTACTCTATTGTTGGCCCGAGTGGCGCCGGAAAAACGACCTTATTGCAAATACTGGGAACTTTGAGCAAACCGGATTCAGGCGAAGTACACATCCACGACAAATCCGTTTTCGCTTTGGGTGAAAAGCAACTGGCTGCATTTCGGAATAAAGAAATTGGGTTTGTATTCCAGTTTCACTACCTGCTGCCCGAGTTCAATGCGTTGGAGAATGTTTGCATCCCGGCCTTCATTGCCAAGAAAGGCAAAAAGGAAACCGAAGCACGCGCCAAAGAATTACTCAACTTTTTAGGGTTGTCGCACCGTTTGACCCACAAACCAGCCGAACTTTCCGGCGGCGAACGTCAGCGGGTAGCTGTTGCACGGGCGCTCATTAATAACCCGGCAGTAATCATGGCCGACGAACCGTCCGGCAACCTAGATACACAAAACCGCAACGATCTGCACGACCTGTTTTTCAAGCTACGTGACGAGTTCAAGCAAACCTTGGTAATTGTTACCCACGACGAAAACTTTGCACGCCAATCCGACCGAATTATCCGGATGCGAGATGGACGGATTGAAGATTAGCTAATGTTTCATTACGGATTCAGAATTTCGACTACGAAAAAGCTGACTATCTCGATCTGGTTTCTATCAAGTCTTAAAGTCTTTAAAAATGCGATTTAGTGTATTTCGCCATAACCGTAGCAAACGCTTCTTCGATATTTTTATCCGCCAACTACCAGCGCAATGATGCACTCCAACTGAAATTCCGTTTTCTTCAATGGTTTGCTTTTCTTGCCTATTTTGGGGTGTAGGAGGATGAAACACCATTTTATCCGGAGTAAAGATATCTGCATAATCAGATTGCTGAAAAGCTCTGGTCAAAAATGCAGGCCCGGTCGTTTCTTCTTCCAGATTTGTGTACTCCTGTTTTTTATCGACATTCTGATGTCGGCCGTATTTTAAATCCTGAATTACGTCAAACCAAAATGGATGATTGGGTTCCGATGCAAGCAGACAGTTACCAATGCCTTCAAATTTATCTCCGTGTTATATTTGCCTGTTGTGCGGCAATACAACCCGATAATCCTTAAAATCAAACGGTTTCAGCACTTCATAATCTAAGTCTAAATACACCCCTCCTATTTTATACATAATCAGATACCGGAAGGCATCAGCACGCATCACATTTCGGGAAAAACCAAGATAGCGCTCAAGAAAATCCGGAAATTCGTCTTCGACAAACTTTTGCATCGCCTCATCAGTCCAAAGCTTGTATGTCCATCCTGAATTTAGCCGTTTAACCTTGTCAACATACGGTATCCATTCGCCGGGAATCTGTTCATCCTTCCACGTTTGATGTATTATTTTCGGAATCATCGTTGTATAGTTCATTGATCTTTTGATGCAGCGCTGTATGTGTAAAAGCATCCTGCTTTTCCTTCATACAATTTAATACTTTAGAATGAACTAAAATCCGGTTGAATAGCGAACTTCTGAATAAAAGCAAAAACACTATTTTTTCCGGAGTGCACAAACGAATTCGAATTCTAAACATCTGCTACACCTAATCAATTCCCCCGACACTAGTCCCCCGAAATAAAAAAACCCTGCCGATTGGCAGGGTTCCCCATTTATATAATTTCGTTCTACTATAAAAAAGCATCTACGTCTGCGAGTTCCATATCGAATGCTTCTGCAACACCGGCATAAACAATCTTTCCGTCAATCACGTTCAAGCCCTTTTTCAAAGGCAAGCTTTCTTTACAAGCTTTCTTCCATCCTTTGTTTGCGATCTGAATGGCGTAAGGTAAGGTTGCGTTTGTTAAAGCTAAAGTAGATGTACGCGGAACAGCTCCCGGCATGTTCGCAACTGAGTAGTGAATGATATCATCGATTACGAACGTCGGATTGTCGTGCGTTGTTGCTTTTGTAGTTTCGAAGCAACCACCCTGGTCAACTGCAACGTCTACCATTACAGTTCCCGGACGCATTGTTGGAATCATATCGCGGGTAACCAGCTTCGGAGTTTTCGCCCCTGGAATCAATACGGCACCGATAATTACATCGTGCGTTTTCACCATATCACGAATGTTATATTCGTTACTCATCATGGTTTTCACGTTGGCCGGCATGATATCGTCCAAATAGCGCAAGCGCTTCAAACTAACATCCATAATAGTCGTATCGGCACCTAAACCTGCTGCCATCTTCGCTGCTTCGGTACCAACAATTCCTCCACCAATAATCAGCACTTTGGCTGGCGGAACCCCGGCTACACCTCCCAGCAATACGCCGTAACCGCCGTAAGTTTTTTCCAGGTATTTCGCACCTTGTTGTACCGACATGCGTCCTGCAACCTCCGACATGGGTACCAACAACGGCAACGAGCGATCGTCCAGCTCAACAGTTTCGTAAGCCAAACATACTGCTTCGCTTTCGATCATCGCTTTCAGCAACGGCTCGCAAGATGCAAAGTGGAAATATGTGTATAAGATCTGGCCTTTTTTGATCAATTTGTATTCAGGCTCGATCGGCTCTTTTACTTTAATAATCATTTCTGCAATCGCGTACACGTCTTCAATCGTCGGCAGCATCTTTGCTCCCGCTACGACGTAAGCTTCATCTGCAAATCCACTTCCATTACCAGCGGTTGCTTGTACGTATACTTCATGACCATTTTTGACTAACTCAGCAGCGCCGGCTGGAGTTAATGCCACCCGGTTTTCGTTGTTCTTAATTTCTTTGGGTACTCCAATAATCATATCGCATCAAATTAAAATTATCATTCATCAAAATTAGATCAATAACCACATGGAAAACATGACAAAGGACAAGGAATAACATCCTGAGGAGAAACGTTAACAATTAGTTCAGATTGGTATGACAACCTACCAATAAACAGTGATAAATTCGCGGAAATAAATCTGTTAAAATTTCAAATTTGTATTCCTGCACCGATTTCAATTTAAAATTGATAATCGTATATTTGCCCTCCGAGCAAAAATTTTTAAATACATATGCCAACTACGTCCATTCGGGGAAATAAAATGCCTGATTCACCGATCAGGAAGCTTGTTCCGCTGGCTAATAAAGCCAAGGAAAAAGGAATTAAAGTGTACCATTTAAATATTGGTCAACCGGATTTACCCACTCCTCAGCGAGCGTTGGACGCGATTCGGAACATTGACCGCAAGATACTCGAGTATAGCCCGAGTGAAGGAATTCTGTCGCTTCGCCAAAAGTTGGCGGCCTATTATCACAAATTCAAAATCAATGTTGGGGTTGAAGACATTATTGTGACAGCCGGAGGTAGCGAAGCGGTTACCTTTGCCTTCATGTCGTGCCTTGATCCGGGCGACGAGATTATCGTTCCCGAGCCAGCTTATGCCAACTACGAAGCGTTTGCAATTGTGGCTGGTGCAATCATCAAATCAATTCCGGCAAAAATTGAAGAAGGTTTCGCCCTTCCTCCTATCGAAGAATTTGAAAAACTGATCACCCCGAAAACAAAGGGGATCATGATCTGCAACCCCAATAACCCAACCGGTTATTTGTATACGCAGTCCGAGATGAACGCTATTCGCGACCTGGTGAAGAAATACGACTTGTATTTATTCTCAGACGAAGTTTACCGCGAATTCTGTTACACCGGCGCACCATATATTTCGGCTTTCCACCTGGAAGGAATCGAGCAGAATGTGATCCTGATCGACTCCGTTTCGAAACGCTACAGCGAATGCGGAATCCGCATCGGTGCTTTGATTTCGAAAAACGCGGCTGTTCGCCGCAACGTAATGAAGTTCTGTCAGGCCCGTTTGAGCCCACCTTTGATCGGACAAATTGCCGCAGAAGCATCACTGGAGGAAACCGATGGCTACCTGATGGATTCGTACAACGAATATGTGGAGCGTCGCAAATTCCTCATCGATGGTTTAAACCGGATCGACGGTGTTTATTCGCCAATACCGATGGGCGCATTTTACACCGTAGCCCAACTACCGGTTGACGATTCGGACAAGTTTTGCGCCTGGTTACTGGACGAGTTCAGCTTCGAAGGAGAAACGATATTTATGGCTCCTGCCACCGGGTTCTACACCACACCGGGCTACGGAACAAATGAGGTGCGAATTGCCTACGTTCTGAAAAAGAAAGACCTGGCCCGTGCACTCAAAATTCTGGACGAAGCGTTGAAAGTTTATCCGGGAACGGTTTATAAACACAACCATTAAAACACGCACAAATTACATATATGAAAGCTGATCCTAACGGATTGGCTTTTTTTCATACAAAAATCGACCTGCGGAATAATATGCAAAACAGAATAACGTTTTAGCAAAAACCCCACTTTTTCATGAATGCTGTGCGACTAATCATATTATTTATCTTAATAGGATATGCTTGTCAAGCACAACAATCGCAACTAACCTACGAAAAGCCCAACTATCGAAAAATTGAAAGAGCGATCCGCAAAAAACACGGACCACTCTACTACCCAAGCTTGATGACCCGATTTGAGCAAGCCGATTCAACCCTTACTTTAAAGGAAAAACGTCACTTATATTATGGCTATCAATTTCAACCCAAATACAACCCTTATTCCTCTTCAGACTACATCGACCGCATGTTGGAAATTATGAATAAAGACCAACAAACGAATGGTGAACTGCAATTCATCGTGCAATGTGCCGATTCGGTATACCGAGAATACCCGTTCTCGGTACTGGCACTAAACTGCCAACTACATGCATTAAAGCAACTCGGCCAGCTTGAGCTGTATAATAAAAGACTGAAACAATTATTCACAGTTCTGGATGCACTTGTAAGCTCGGGAGATGGAATAACTAAGCGGACTGCATTCTACGTGATTGACCCTTCTCACGAATATGCTGTGATCAATATTTTGGGACTTGAATTCGCCGGCTCTCAATATCAAACCACCCATTTCGATTTTCTGGAACTAAAAACTAACAAAAACAAACTACGGGGCCTTTATTTCGATGTTACGCCAAGCTTAAAATACTCAGATCCATTTATAAACAAAAAATCCGGTATTCCTAATGAGGATAATACCGGATACTCAAAGTTTTTTCACAATACAATTCATTTAACTTAGATCTACATTCAACGTATAGAAAGGTGCTTTGTCCCGGTTTGTCACTACATTTTTTGATTCCAGGGAACTGATATACGCCTTCCCGCGTTGGTAGCTCAATTTAAGGTGCATAATGATGTCTCCCATCATACATTGTTCTTTCTCGTGAATCAGTTGGATGATCTCACGCTCGACTTCATTTTTCACTGTCGACAAGTCTAACTTTGTTTTCATAGGCCTTTTTTTTTATTGTTTGTTGTATGGAGTTGTTGCTGGCGGGATCTCCTCACCCGCCTCCGCTAATTGAAATCTACGACAATTTTTCCATCCTTTAATTCCTCGATTACAAAAAACATTTTTGATCAGCATTACCGGAACGTTTGGCACGGTTAAGCTTCCCTGAAACACAGGGCAGGTCTTCGCGAAGGGGCATCTTTTTCCTAAATATTGAATTCCTGTCATAACTCAATGTATTGCGATCGATCAGATCAAGTTTACAATCCCCAACATCTTGAAGCGCTCAACATGCTCTTTCTATAAAGATAAGCAACCTGCCTGAATGTTTTGTTCACCCTCATCGACGAACAAGCGCCTAATTCACCTAAAAATTAGACAAAAAAGAAAGCGACACTTAAATCAGCATCGCTTTCATATTGTTATTCAGACTATTAAATTCAAAATTGTGATTATTTGAACATTCTTATAAAAAGTTTAAAAAATTGTAAATTAATTTCCCATCTCCGACATGAACTTAATCCGCATCAATCGAATGTCCTCTTCCGAGTAATCATCCTCGCCCAATTCGTCCAAAGCTGCCTGGATAGAATCGTCTTCAGCCTCGCGGAAATACTCGTAAACTTCATCCTGATGATCTTCGTCCATCAGTTCATTGATGTAGTAATCGATATTGATCTTGGTACCGGAATTGACAATAGCCTCGATCTCACCAATGAGCTCGTTCATATCGATACTTTTCGAGTCCGCAATATCTTCGAGCGACATTTTACGGTCGATTGCCTGAATAATCTCAACTTTCGTTTTCGATTTGTTGGCAACCGTTTTAACCACCATATCCTGCGCCCGCTCAATGCTGTTATCCTCTACATAATTTGCAATGAGCTCCACAAATTCCTTTCCGT harbors:
- a CDS encoding pyridoxal phosphate-dependent aminotransferase, whose translation is MPTTSIRGNKMPDSPIRKLVPLANKAKEKGIKVYHLNIGQPDLPTPQRALDAIRNIDRKILEYSPSEGILSLRQKLAAYYHKFKINVGVEDIIVTAGGSEAVTFAFMSCLDPGDEIIVPEPAYANYEAFAIVAGAIIKSIPAKIEEGFALPPIEEFEKLITPKTKGIMICNPNNPTGYLYTQSEMNAIRDLVKKYDLYLFSDEVYREFCYTGAPYISAFHLEGIEQNVILIDSVSKRYSECGIRIGALISKNAAVRRNVMKFCQARLSPPLIGQIAAEASLEETDGYLMDSYNEYVERRKFLIDGLNRIDGVYSPIPMGAFYTVAQLPVDDSDKFCAWLLDEFSFEGETIFMAPATGFYTTPGYGTNEVRIAYVLKKKDLARALKILDEALKVYPGTVYKHNH
- a CDS encoding calcium/sodium antiporter, with amino-acid sequence MFELVLYAAAMLLCFVLLARIVDKFFVVSLDRISHDWKLSSDAAGATLMAVGSSAPELFVALFAVLKPGDHDAIGIGSIVGSALFNLLAIGGIVALVRKSTLTWQPMVRDILFYFVAVVLLLWGIIDGNFSIVDSLLFLGLYAVYVFAVVRWRRWFSYKDNGKDVEQEAEVDEKPNFIDRILGIFFPKPEHYYWVFFISILLIAGMSWVLVESAIHVSHVLNIPESIIALTVLAAGTSIPDLISSMVVAKQGRGDMAISNAIGSNIFDILVGLGFPFLLVMLISGTTIETGGHNLESSSIALFASLIAFTLLLVAKRWKINWFTGIVLLLLYIVYLTREIILL
- the ald gene encoding alanine dehydrogenase — encoded protein: MIIGVPKEIKNNENRVALTPAGAAELVKNGHEVYVQATAGNGSGFADEAYVVAGAKMLPTIEDVYAIAEMIIKVKEPIEPEYKLIKKGQILYTYFHFASCEPLLKAMIESEAVCLAYETVELDDRSLPLLVPMSEVAGRMSVQQGAKYLEKTYGGYGVLLGGVAGVPPAKVLIIGGGIVGTEAAKMAAGLGADTTIMDVSLKRLRYLDDIMPANVKTMMSNEYNIRDMVKTHDVIIGAVLIPGAKTPKLVTRDMIPTMRPGTVMVDVAVDQGGCFETTKATTHDNPTFVIDDIIHYSVANMPGAVPRTSTLALTNATLPYAIQIANKGWKKACKESLPLKKGLNVIDGKIVYAGVAEAFDMELADVDAFL
- a CDS encoding glycosyltransferase family 32 protein; its protein translation is MNYTTMIPKIIHQTWKDEQIPGEWIPYVDKVKRLNSGWTYKLWTDEAMQKFVEDEFPDFLERYLGFSRNVMRADAFRYLIMYKIGGVYLDLDYEVLKPFDFKDYRVVLPHNRQI
- a CDS encoding ABC transporter ATP-binding protein, with amino-acid sequence MITAKNITKTFGDLKVLKGIDLEIPAGKLYSIVGPSGAGKTTLLQILGTLSKPDSGEVHIHDKSVFALGEKQLAAFRNKEIGFVFQFHYLLPEFNALENVCIPAFIAKKGKKETEARAKELLNFLGLSHRLTHKPAELSGGERQRVAVARALINNPAVIMADEPSGNLDTQNRNDLHDLFFKLRDEFKQTLVIVTHDENFARQSDRIIRMRDGRIED
- a CDS encoding DUF4919 domain-containing protein yields the protein MNAVRLIILFILIGYACQAQQSQLTYEKPNYRKIERAIRKKHGPLYYPSLMTRFEQADSTLTLKEKRHLYYGYQFQPKYNPYSSSDYIDRMLEIMNKDQQTNGELQFIVQCADSVYREYPFSVLALNCQLHALKQLGQLELYNKRLKQLFTVLDALVSSGDGITKRTAFYVIDPSHEYAVINILGLEFAGSQYQTTHFDFLELKTNKNKLRGLYFDVTPSLKYSDPFINKKSGIPNEDNTGYSKFFHNTIHLT
- a CDS encoding twin-arginine translocase TatA/TatE family subunit, giving the protein MAHSFLFISGGEIVMVMLIALLFFGSKAIPDIAKTLGKGLREFKKATNEIQRELEANTSDFKREVNDIQSTVKRESNRISDDIRNVSSRMEEEGNKISKGVEEEIKKN